One segment of Streptomyces sp. YIM 121038 DNA contains the following:
- a CDS encoding spermidine/putrescine ABC transporter substrate-binding protein: MEQYEPDRLSPAQRAALRRGLTSGRAALTRRSLLRAGTGGALAAGGLGALSACGIPAAGKGTGGIAAEDRSAKEKRVSFSNWTEYMDVDDDKRRPTLDAFTRRTGITVKYTEDINDNNEFFGKVKPQLAAGQDTGRDLICVTDWLAARLIRFGWVQKLDAAQLPHAYTNLSAQFRSPDWDPGRAYSYPWTGISAVIAYNRKATGGKEITSVSQLLDEPKLKGRVGFLSEMRDTVGMTLLDMGKDPAAFKDDDYDAAIARLQKAVDRRQIRRFTGNDYTADLDKGDIAACVAWAGDVVQLKLANPDIEFAIPDSGYIVSTDNLLIPNKARHKRNAERLIDYYYEPEPAARLAAFINYVCPVDGVRDELAKIDPKAARNPLILPDKEMAAKSHAFRSLTPKEETAYEEKFARLTGS, translated from the coding sequence ATGGAGCAGTACGAGCCCGACCGCCTCTCCCCGGCCCAGCGGGCCGCCCTGCGGCGCGGCCTGACCAGCGGCCGGGCCGCGCTCACCCGCCGCTCGCTGCTGCGCGCCGGCACCGGCGGCGCGCTCGCCGCGGGCGGGCTCGGCGCCCTGAGCGCCTGCGGCATCCCCGCCGCGGGCAAGGGCACGGGCGGCATCGCCGCCGAGGACCGCTCGGCGAAGGAGAAGCGCGTGTCCTTCTCCAACTGGACCGAGTACATGGACGTGGACGACGACAAGCGGCGGCCCACCCTCGACGCGTTCACCAGGCGCACCGGCATCACGGTCAAGTACACCGAGGACATCAACGACAACAACGAGTTCTTCGGGAAGGTCAAACCGCAGCTCGCCGCGGGCCAGGACACCGGCCGCGACCTGATCTGCGTCACCGACTGGCTGGCGGCCCGGCTGATCCGCTTCGGCTGGGTGCAGAAGCTCGACGCGGCCCAGCTGCCGCACGCCTACACCAATCTGTCCGCCCAGTTCCGCTCGCCGGACTGGGACCCCGGACGCGCGTACTCCTACCCCTGGACCGGGATCTCCGCCGTCATCGCGTACAACAGGAAGGCGACCGGCGGGAAGGAGATCACCTCCGTCTCGCAGCTGCTCGACGAGCCGAAGCTCAAGGGCCGCGTCGGGTTCCTCTCCGAGATGCGCGACACCGTTGGCATGACCCTGCTCGACATGGGCAAGGATCCGGCCGCCTTCAAGGACGACGACTACGACGCGGCGATCGCCCGCCTCCAGAAGGCCGTCGACAGACGCCAGATCCGCCGCTTCACCGGCAACGACTACACCGCCGACCTCGACAAGGGCGACATCGCCGCGTGCGTGGCCTGGGCCGGTGACGTCGTCCAGCTCAAACTGGCCAACCCCGACATCGAGTTCGCCATCCCCGACAGCGGCTACATCGTCTCCACGGACAACCTCCTCATCCCCAACAAGGCGCGCCACAAGCGCAACGCCGAGCGGCTCATCGACTACTACTACGAGCCCGAGCCCGCGGCCCGGCTCGCCGCGTTCATCAACTACGTGTGCCCGGTGGACGGCGTCCGTGACGAGCTCGCCAAGATCGACCCGAAGGCGGCCCGGAACCCGCTGATCCTGCCGGACAAGGAGATGGCGGCGAAGTCCCACGCCTTCCGGTCGCTCACGCCGAAGGAAGAGACGGCGTACGAGGAGAAGTTCGCCCGGCTCACGGGCTCCTGA
- a CDS encoding phosphatase PAP2 family protein translates to MSGLLLTLLTWQIVVDGPVRRLDERLGRALSGALLPRPVAELFADLGNTAVALPVLAAALGYAAWRGFRAGADRWWLAPLVAALAMAAVPALVVPLKAAVDRGAPPGMDGTGYYPSGHTATATVAYGAAALLLLPFLRAPRTLTAVCVLVNLAVGLGLVVRGYHWPADVLASWLLCGGLLGAVSLSRSTRRSSSRTPRC, encoded by the coding sequence GTGAGCGGTCTTCTCCTCACCCTGCTCACCTGGCAGATCGTCGTCGACGGCCCCGTGCGCCGGCTCGACGAACGCCTCGGCCGCGCCCTCTCCGGCGCCCTGCTCCCCCGCCCCGTCGCCGAGCTCTTCGCCGACCTGGGCAACACGGCCGTCGCCCTGCCGGTGCTCGCCGCCGCCCTCGGCTACGCGGCGTGGCGCGGCTTCCGCGCCGGCGCGGACCGGTGGTGGCTCGCGCCCCTGGTCGCGGCGCTCGCCATGGCCGCCGTGCCCGCTCTGGTCGTACCTCTGAAGGCCGCGGTCGACCGCGGGGCCCCGCCGGGCATGGACGGCACCGGCTACTACCCCTCCGGGCACACGGCGACGGCCACCGTCGCCTACGGCGCCGCCGCCCTGCTGCTCCTCCCCTTCCTGCGTGCCCCCCGCACCCTGACCGCGGTCTGCGTCCTGGTGAACCTCGCCGTCGGGCTCGGCCTGGTCGTCCGCGGCTACCACTGGCCCGCGGACGTCCTGGCGAGCTGGCTGCTGTGCGGGGGGCTGCTCGGGGCCGTGTCGCTCAGCCGAAGTACGCGTCGAAGTTCTTCGAGAACTCCCCGTTGTTGA
- a CDS encoding FAD-dependent oxidoreductase yields the protein MAPAAMNRWTKSLAEAKPAPYWLDGPDRPEPEPALVGDERADLLVVGGGYSGLWTALIAKERDPGRDVVLVEGREIGWAASGRNGGFCAASLTHGVPNGLARWPDEIARLEELGARNLDEIEAAVERYGIDCDFERTGEIDVATQPHQLAELHEMYEEMAARGLTGSAEMLDADELRSQVDSPTFLGGFWDRDGVAMLHPAKLAWGLKRVCRELGVRVHEHTPALELAPAGAGMAIRTPYGRVFARHVALGTNVFPSLVKRVRAYTVPVYDYALMTEPLTPDQLAAIGWKNRQGLGDAANQFHYFRLSADNRILWGGYDAVYPFGGKVRAEYDHRPETYAKLAGHFFTCFPQLEGVRFTHAWGGAIDTCSRFSAFFGTAHGGRVAYAAGYTGLGVGATRFGADVMLDLLAGERTERTDLEMVRSKPLPFPPEPFAWTGVTLTKWALARADANGGRRNAWLRTMDRLGLGFDS from the coding sequence ATGGCCCCTGCAGCCATGAACCGTTGGACGAAGTCCCTCGCCGAGGCCAAGCCGGCCCCGTACTGGCTGGACGGTCCGGACCGACCCGAACCCGAACCCGCGCTCGTCGGTGACGAGCGTGCCGACCTGCTCGTCGTCGGCGGCGGCTACAGCGGCCTGTGGACCGCCCTGATCGCCAAGGAGCGCGACCCCGGCCGTGACGTCGTCCTCGTCGAGGGCCGCGAGATCGGCTGGGCCGCCTCCGGGCGCAACGGCGGCTTCTGCGCCGCGTCCCTCACCCACGGCGTGCCCAACGGCCTGGCCCGCTGGCCGGACGAGATCGCCAGGCTGGAGGAGCTCGGCGCCCGCAACCTCGACGAGATCGAGGCGGCCGTCGAGCGGTACGGCATCGACTGCGACTTCGAGCGCACCGGCGAGATCGACGTCGCGACCCAGCCGCACCAGCTCGCCGAACTCCACGAGATGTACGAGGAGATGGCCGCGCGCGGCCTCACCGGCTCCGCCGAGATGCTGGACGCGGACGAGCTGCGCTCCCAGGTCGACTCGCCGACCTTCCTCGGCGGCTTCTGGGACCGCGACGGCGTCGCCATGCTGCACCCGGCGAAGCTCGCCTGGGGCCTCAAGCGCGTCTGCCGCGAGCTCGGCGTGCGCGTCCACGAGCACACGCCCGCCCTGGAGCTGGCCCCCGCCGGCGCCGGGATGGCGATCCGCACCCCGTACGGCAGGGTCTTCGCCCGCCATGTCGCGCTCGGCACGAACGTCTTCCCGTCCCTGGTCAAGCGGGTGCGCGCGTACACGGTCCCGGTGTACGACTACGCGCTCATGACCGAGCCGCTCACCCCGGACCAGCTGGCCGCCATCGGCTGGAAGAACCGCCAGGGCCTCGGCGACGCGGCCAACCAGTTCCACTACTTCCGGCTGTCCGCCGACAACCGCATCCTGTGGGGCGGGTACGACGCGGTCTACCCCTTCGGCGGCAAGGTGCGCGCCGAGTACGACCACCGCCCCGAGACGTACGCGAAGCTCGCCGGGCACTTCTTCACCTGCTTCCCGCAGCTGGAGGGGGTGCGGTTCACCCACGCGTGGGGCGGCGCGATCGACACGTGCTCGCGCTTCTCGGCGTTCTTCGGCACGGCGCACGGGGGCCGGGTCGCGTACGCCGCCGGATACACGGGCCTCGGCGTCGGTGCCACGCGCTTCGGCGCCGACGTGATGCTGGACCTCCTCGCGGGCGAGCGCACCGAGCGGACCGACCTGGAGATGGTCCGCTCCAAGCCGCTGCCGTTCCCGCCCGAGCCGTTCGCCTGGACGGGGGTGACCCTGACCAAGTGGGCCCTGGCCCGCGCGGACGCCAACGGGGGCAGGCGCAACGCCTGGCTCAGGACGATGGACAGGCTGGGGCTCGGCTTCGACAGCTGA
- a CDS encoding ABC transporter permease: protein MTAPVKAPVEDAPAAEAPARPRRRGRLVPYWLLLPGILWLVVFFALPLVYQASTSVQTGSLEEGYKVTWHFATYWDALGDYWPQFLRSVLYAGAATVLCLLLGYPLAYLIAFRAGRWRNLILVLVIAPFFTSFLIRTLAWKTILADGGPVVGALNTLHVLDVTSWLGVTDGDRVLATPLAVVCGLTYNFLPFMILPLYTSLERIDPRLHEAAGDLYARPSTTFRKVTFPLSMPGVVSGTLLTFIPAAGDYVNADLLGSTDTRMVGNVIQTQFLRILDYPTAAALSFILMAAILIMVTFYIRKSGTEDLV from the coding sequence GTGACGGCCCCCGTCAAGGCGCCCGTCGAGGACGCCCCCGCCGCCGAAGCCCCCGCCCGGCCCCGCAGGCGCGGCCGCCTCGTGCCCTACTGGCTGCTGCTCCCCGGCATCCTGTGGCTGGTCGTCTTCTTCGCCCTGCCGCTGGTCTACCAGGCCTCGACGTCCGTGCAGACCGGCTCCCTCGAAGAGGGCTACAAGGTCACCTGGCACTTCGCCACCTACTGGGACGCGCTCGGCGACTACTGGCCGCAGTTCCTGCGCTCGGTGCTGTACGCGGGCGCCGCCACGGTCCTGTGCCTGCTGCTCGGCTATCCGCTGGCGTACCTCATCGCGTTCCGCGCGGGGCGCTGGCGCAATCTGATCCTGGTGCTCGTCATCGCCCCGTTCTTCACGAGCTTCCTCATCCGCACGCTCGCCTGGAAGACGATCCTCGCCGACGGCGGGCCCGTCGTCGGCGCCCTGAACACGCTGCACGTCCTGGACGTCACCAGCTGGCTCGGCGTCACCGACGGCGACCGCGTCCTCGCCACGCCGCTCGCGGTGGTCTGCGGACTCACGTACAACTTCCTGCCGTTCATGATCCTGCCGCTCTACACGTCCCTGGAGCGCATCGACCCCCGGCTCCACGAGGCCGCGGGCGACCTCTACGCCCGTCCTTCCACGACGTTCCGCAAGGTCACCTTCCCGCTGTCGATGCCGGGTGTCGTCTCCGGGACGCTGCTCACCTTCATTCCGGCCGCCGGTGACTACGTGAACGCCGATCTGCTCGGGTCCACCGACACGCGCATGGTCGGAAACGTCATCCAGACGCAGTTCCTGCGCATTCTGGATTACCCGACGGCGGCGGCCCTTTCGTTCATCCTGATGGCCGCCATTCTGATCATGGTGACGTTCTACATCCGCAAGTCGGGGACGGAGGATCTGGTCTGA
- a CDS encoding ABC transporter ATP-binding protein, giving the protein MTETSGDVRLTGISKTYGSFTAVHPLDLTVPQGSFYALLGASGCGKTTTLRMIAGLEEPSSGTVCLGEQDVTALPPYKRPVNTVFQSYALFPHLDIFENVAFGLRRRGIKSVKKQVGEMLDLVQLGEQARKKPHQLSGGQQQRVAVARALINHPKVLLLDEPLGALDLKLRRQMQLELKRIQTEVGITFVHVTHDQEEAMTMADTVAVMNGGRVEQQGAPAELYENPRTTFVANFLGTSNFITAEVDSAAGDDVVLRAGDGKLLLPGARCSAATSPGGKVLVGVRPEKITLTHADDAGTVPDGRNRITGRVVTSSFIGVSTQYVVDSPVCDAFEVYAQNIERDTRLTPGAEVVLHWNPAHTFGLDADQDVDAGVEKVEEDA; this is encoded by the coding sequence ATGACCGAAACCAGCGGCGACGTCCGCCTGACCGGGATCAGCAAGACCTACGGCTCCTTCACCGCCGTCCACCCGCTCGACCTCACCGTGCCCCAGGGCTCGTTCTACGCCCTCCTCGGCGCGTCCGGCTGCGGCAAGACCACCACCCTGCGCATGATCGCGGGCCTGGAGGAGCCGAGCTCCGGCACGGTGTGCCTGGGCGAGCAGGACGTCACCGCGCTGCCGCCCTACAAGCGGCCCGTGAACACGGTCTTCCAGTCGTACGCGCTCTTCCCGCACCTCGACATCTTCGAGAACGTCGCCTTCGGCCTGCGCCGGCGCGGCATCAAGTCGGTGAAGAAGCAGGTCGGCGAGATGCTCGACCTCGTCCAGCTCGGCGAGCAGGCCCGCAAGAAGCCGCACCAGCTCTCCGGCGGCCAGCAGCAGCGCGTCGCGGTGGCCCGCGCGCTCATCAACCACCCCAAGGTGCTGCTCCTCGACGAGCCGCTCGGCGCCCTCGACCTGAAGCTGCGCCGCCAGATGCAGCTGGAGCTCAAGCGCATCCAGACCGAGGTCGGCATCACCTTCGTCCACGTCACGCACGACCAGGAGGAGGCCATGACGATGGCCGACACGGTCGCGGTGATGAACGGCGGCCGCGTGGAGCAGCAGGGCGCCCCGGCCGAGCTGTACGAGAATCCGCGCACCACCTTCGTCGCCAACTTCCTCGGCACCTCCAACTTCATCACGGCCGAGGTCGACTCGGCCGCCGGTGACGACGTGGTCCTCCGGGCGGGCGACGGCAAGCTGCTGCTGCCCGGGGCGCGATGTAGCGCCGCGACTAGCCCGGGCGGCAAGGTCCTCGTCGGGGTGCGCCCCGAGAAGATCACCCTGACCCACGCCGACGACGCGGGCACCGTCCCCGACGGCCGCAACCGCATCACCGGCCGCGTCGTCACCTCCAGCTTCATCGGCGTCTCCACCCAGTACGTCGTCGACAGCCCCGTCTGCGACGCCTTCGAGGTGTACGCGCAGAACATCGAGCGCGACACCCGGCTGACCCCGGGCGCCGAGGTCGTCCTGCACTGGAACCCCGCCCACACCTTCGGCCTCGACGCCGACCAGGACGTCGACGCGGGCGTCGAGAAGGTCGAGGAGGACGCGTGA
- a CDS encoding gamma-aminobutyraldehyde dehydrogenase has product MHTFQARDEFFPAREHFADGAQYIAGRLTHGTSGRHHAVVDPATGEEVLGYELAGAEDVDAAVAAARAAFPGWAGASPGERSDALHRFAAELSARAEDLARAETVQCGKPIKLSREFDVPGTIDNTAFFAGAARHLQGQSAGEYDGGDHTSYVRREAIGVVGSIAPWNYPLQMAAWKVLPAIAAGNTIVLKPSELTPLTSLMFARAATAAGIPDGVVNVVAGAGRDAGEQLVGHPDVAMTSFTGSTGVGKRVAEVATATVKRLHLELGGKAPFVVFDDADLESAVHGAVAGALINTGQDCTAATRAYVQRPLYDAFVAGVADLMATVRLGDPCDPSTDLGPLISHAHRDRVAGFVQRARGYARVVTGGEAPEGPGAYYRPTLITGAAQDSEAVQAEIFGPVLVVLPFDSDDEGIRLANDTPYGLAASAWTHDVFRAGRATREIKAGCVWVNDHIPILSEMPHGGYKASGYGKDMSAYSFEEYTQIKHVMFDNTAVARKDWHRTIFGDR; this is encoded by the coding sequence ATGCACACATTCCAGGCGCGCGATGAGTTCTTTCCGGCACGGGAGCACTTCGCGGACGGCGCGCAGTACATCGCGGGGCGGCTCACCCACGGCACCTCGGGAAGGCACCACGCGGTCGTGGACCCGGCCACGGGCGAGGAGGTGCTCGGCTACGAGCTGGCGGGCGCCGAGGACGTGGACGCGGCCGTGGCCGCCGCGCGCGCCGCGTTCCCCGGCTGGGCGGGCGCGAGCCCCGGCGAGCGCTCCGACGCGCTGCACCGCTTCGCCGCCGAGCTGTCCGCCCGCGCCGAGGACCTCGCCCGCGCGGAGACGGTGCAGTGCGGCAAGCCGATCAAGCTGAGCCGCGAGTTCGACGTCCCGGGCACCATCGACAACACCGCCTTCTTCGCGGGCGCGGCCCGCCACCTCCAGGGCCAGTCCGCGGGGGAGTACGACGGCGGCGACCACACCTCCTACGTGCGCCGCGAGGCCATCGGCGTGGTGGGGTCCATCGCGCCCTGGAACTACCCCCTCCAGATGGCCGCCTGGAAGGTGCTCCCCGCCATCGCCGCCGGGAACACCATCGTCCTCAAGCCCTCCGAGCTGACGCCGCTCACCTCGCTGATGTTCGCGCGGGCCGCGACCGCCGCCGGGATCCCGGACGGGGTCGTCAACGTGGTCGCGGGCGCGGGCCGCGACGCCGGTGAGCAGCTCGTGGGCCACCCGGACGTGGCCATGACCTCCTTCACCGGCTCCACGGGCGTCGGCAAGCGGGTCGCGGAGGTCGCCACCGCCACCGTCAAGCGCCTCCACCTGGAGCTCGGCGGCAAGGCCCCCTTCGTCGTGTTCGACGACGCCGACCTGGAGTCCGCCGTGCACGGCGCCGTCGCGGGCGCCCTGATCAACACCGGCCAGGACTGCACGGCCGCCACCCGCGCCTACGTCCAGCGGCCGCTGTACGACGCCTTCGTCGCCGGGGTCGCCGACCTGATGGCGACCGTGCGGCTCGGCGACCCCTGCGACCCGTCAACCGACCTGGGCCCGCTGATCTCGCACGCCCACCGCGACCGCGTCGCCGGTTTCGTCCAGCGGGCCCGCGGCTACGCGCGCGTGGTCACCGGCGGCGAGGCCCCCGAGGGCCCCGGCGCCTACTACAGGCCCACCCTGATCACCGGGGCCGCGCAGGACAGCGAGGCCGTCCAGGCGGAGATCTTCGGGCCCGTGCTCGTCGTGCTGCCCTTCGACAGCGACGACGAGGGCATCCGGCTCGCCAACGACACGCCGTACGGGCTCGCCGCGTCCGCCTGGACCCACGACGTGTTCCGCGCGGGCCGCGCCACCCGCGAGATCAAGGCCGGGTGCGTCTGGGTGAACGACCACATCCCGATCCTCAGCGAGATGCCGCACGGCGGCTACAAGGCCTCCGGCTACGGCAAGGACATGTCCGCCTACTCCTTCGAGGAGTACACGCAGATCAAGCACGTCATGTTCGACAACACCGCGGTGGCCAGGAAGGACTGGCACCGCACGATCTTCGGGGACCGATAG
- a CDS encoding ABC transporter permease, whose protein sequence is MGPFIAFGRLLRRNLVVIFGLLTLGYLLLPNVVVTVFSFNKPKGRFNYSWQEFSTDAWQDPCGVADMCGSLSLSLQIAFLATLGATVLGTMIAFALVRYRFRARGAVSSLIFLPMAMPEVVMAASLLTLFLNMGAQLGFWTVLIAHIMFCLSFVVTAVKARVMSMDPRLEQAAQDLYAGPVQTFLRVTLPIAAPGIAAGALLAFALSFDDFIITNFNAGSTVTFPMFVWGSAQRGTPVQINVIGTAMFLIAVVLVLAGMLIGKRRAKRAR, encoded by the coding sequence ATGGGCCCGTTCATCGCATTCGGCCGTCTGCTGCGCCGGAACCTCGTCGTCATCTTCGGGCTCCTCACGCTCGGCTATCTCCTGCTGCCCAACGTCGTCGTCACCGTCTTCTCCTTCAACAAGCCGAAAGGCCGTTTCAACTACTCCTGGCAGGAGTTCTCCACCGATGCCTGGCAGGACCCGTGCGGCGTCGCCGACATGTGCGGCTCGCTCTCCCTCAGCCTGCAGATCGCCTTCCTCGCGACGCTCGGCGCCACCGTCCTTGGCACGATGATCGCCTTCGCGCTCGTGCGCTACCGCTTCCGGGCGCGCGGCGCGGTCAGCTCGCTGATCTTCCTGCCCATGGCGATGCCCGAGGTCGTCATGGCGGCCTCGCTGCTCACCCTGTTCCTCAACATGGGCGCGCAGCTCGGCTTCTGGACCGTGCTGATAGCCCACATCATGTTCTGCCTGAGCTTCGTGGTGACCGCGGTGAAGGCGCGCGTGATGTCGATGGACCCGCGTCTGGAACAGGCCGCGCAGGACCTCTACGCCGGGCCCGTGCAGACCTTCCTGCGGGTCACGCTGCCGATCGCGGCGCCGGGCATCGCGGCGGGCGCGCTGCTCGCCTTCGCGCTGTCCTTCGACGACTTCATCATCACGAACTTCAACGCCGGATCGACTGTGACCTTCCCCATGTTCGTCTGGGGATCCGCGCAGCGGGGTACGCCCGTTCAGATCAATGTGATCGGCACGGCGATGTTCCTCATCGCCGTCGTTCTCGTACTGGCAGGAATGCTGATCGGAAAGCGCCGCGCGAAGCGGGCGCGCTGA
- the gabT gene encoding 4-aminobutyrate--2-oxoglutarate transaminase, with amino-acid sequence MTAIPQERRVVTAIPGPKSQELQARRTAVVAGGVGSVLPVFTARAGGGIIEDVDGNRLIDFGSGIAVTSVGASAEAVVRRASAQLADFTHTCFMVTPYEGYVAVAEALAELTPGDHAKKSALFNSGAEAVENAVKIARAYTKRQAVVVFDHGYHGRTNLTMALTAKNMPYKHGFGPFAPEVYRVPVAYGYRWPTGAENAGPEAAKQAIDMINKQVGADNVAAIIIEPVLGEGGFIEPAKGFLPEIVKFAGDNGIVFVADEIQSGFCRTGQWFACEDEGIVPDLITTAKGIAGGLPLAAVTGRAEIMDAAHAGGLGGTYGGNPVACAGALGAIETMKELDLNARAKEIEAVMKARLSAMAEKFDIIGDIRGRGAMIAIELVKDRATKEPNPEATGALAKACHAEGLLVLTCGTYGNVLRFLPPLVIGEDLLNEGLDIIEAAFATV; translated from the coding sequence ATGACCGCTATTCCCCAGGAGCGCCGCGTCGTCACCGCCATTCCCGGGCCGAAGTCCCAGGAGCTGCAGGCCCGCCGCACCGCGGTGGTCGCCGGTGGCGTGGGCTCGGTGCTGCCCGTGTTCACGGCCCGCGCGGGCGGCGGCATCATCGAGGACGTCGACGGCAACCGCCTGATCGACTTCGGCTCCGGCATCGCGGTGACCAGCGTCGGCGCCTCCGCCGAAGCCGTCGTGCGCCGCGCCTCCGCGCAGCTGGCGGACTTCACCCACACCTGTTTCATGGTCACCCCGTACGAGGGCTACGTGGCGGTCGCCGAGGCGCTCGCCGAGCTCACCCCGGGTGACCACGCCAAGAAGTCGGCCCTGTTCAACTCCGGCGCCGAGGCCGTCGAGAACGCCGTCAAGATCGCCCGTGCGTACACCAAGCGCCAGGCCGTCGTCGTCTTCGACCACGGCTACCACGGCCGCACGAACCTCACGATGGCCCTGACGGCGAAGAACATGCCGTACAAGCACGGCTTCGGCCCGTTCGCGCCCGAGGTCTACCGCGTGCCGGTGGCGTACGGCTACCGCTGGCCGACCGGTGCCGAGAACGCCGGGCCCGAGGCCGCCAAGCAGGCCATCGACATGATCAACAAGCAGGTCGGCGCCGACAACGTCGCCGCGATCATCATCGAGCCGGTGCTCGGCGAGGGCGGCTTCATCGAGCCCGCCAAGGGCTTCCTGCCGGAGATCGTGAAGTTCGCGGGCGACAACGGCATCGTCTTCGTCGCGGACGAGATCCAGTCCGGCTTCTGCCGCACCGGCCAGTGGTTCGCCTGCGAGGACGAGGGCATCGTCCCCGACCTGATCACGACGGCCAAGGGCATCGCGGGCGGCCTGCCGCTCGCCGCCGTCACCGGCCGCGCCGAGATCATGGACGCCGCGCACGCGGGCGGCCTCGGCGGCACCTACGGCGGCAACCCGGTGGCCTGCGCCGGCGCGCTCGGCGCCATCGAGACGATGAAGGAGCTCGACCTCAACGCCCGGGCGAAGGAGATCGAGGCCGTCATGAAGGCCCGGCTCTCCGCCATGGCCGAGAAGTTCGACATCATCGGCGACATCCGCGGCCGGGGCGCGATGATCGCGATCGAGCTGGTCAAGGACCGCGCGACGAAGGAGCCGAACCCGGAGGCGACCGGCGCCCTCGCCAAGGCCTGCCACGCCGAGGGCCTGCTCGTCCTGACCTGCGGCACCTACGGCAACGTCCTGCGCTTCCTGCCGCCGCTGGTGATCGGCGAGGACCTCCTGAACGAGGGCCTGGACATCATCGAGGCCGCGTTCGCGACGGTCTGA